The Sediminispirochaeta smaragdinae DSM 11293 genome has a segment encoding these proteins:
- a CDS encoding DNA topoisomerase IV subunit A, with protein MSYVKTLFNRNFLEYASYVIKDRAIPDIGDGLKPVQRRILHSLFEVDDGKFHKVANIVGHCMKYHPHGDASIYSALVVLANKDLFIDKQGNFGNPITGDEASAARYIECRILPFAKKVLYSPQVTEYVDSYDGRNREPVVFPSKIPVLLIQGAEGIAVGMSTKILPHNFEEVLRAVVSELKGEPFQLFPDFPNGGLVDVSDYQDGLGKVLIRAKLDTKDPKRIIIKEIPFGTTTESLIASIEAAARKGRVKISQINDYTSEAVEIEIKLARGVYTKEVVDSLFAYTDCEYSVSVNLLVIKDGLPTQMTVPEVIRYHARQLVAVLEAELKVEEADLKEKIHARTLERIFIEERIYKRIEEMKTRETVISAVIEGFKPFKKEIPREVTEEDVERLLKIPIRRISLYDIEKARKELAELQGRLKEVRYHLKNLVAYAIGFIEGVLKDTAGRFPRRTKVGRFEKVDVREVAARDLDLRYDAKTGYLGYDLKGGDSLFAVNQYDRVLIIRGDGTYRVTDVPEKMFVGKGLMYCGIADKEELADCHFSIVYQDTVTKHLYIKRCTIEQFILEKDYDLLPEGAKPLAFTTREDQEIVLNYKPKPRLKILEENFRVSDFLVKSVKAGGVRLSTKEVKSLKLRKAKKKAEDA; from the coding sequence ATGAGCTATGTAAAGACCCTCTTCAATCGTAACTTCCTCGAGTATGCATCCTATGTCATCAAGGATCGGGCCATTCCCGATATCGGCGACGGTCTTAAGCCGGTACAGCGGCGTATTCTTCATTCGCTCTTTGAGGTCGACGACGGGAAATTCCACAAGGTGGCCAATATTGTTGGGCACTGCATGAAGTATCATCCTCACGGAGATGCAAGCATCTATTCTGCATTGGTTGTGCTTGCCAATAAGGATCTATTCATCGACAAGCAGGGAAATTTCGGTAATCCCATAACAGGAGACGAGGCGTCCGCCGCCCGATATATCGAATGCCGTATCCTGCCCTTTGCGAAGAAGGTGCTCTACAGCCCTCAGGTAACAGAGTATGTGGACAGCTATGATGGCCGGAACCGTGAGCCTGTAGTCTTTCCCTCAAAGATTCCCGTGCTTCTCATTCAAGGCGCCGAGGGCATCGCCGTTGGTATGTCGACCAAGATCCTGCCCCATAACTTTGAAGAGGTGCTTCGGGCGGTTGTTAGCGAGTTGAAAGGAGAGCCTTTTCAGCTTTTCCCTGATTTCCCAAACGGCGGATTGGTCGATGTTTCCGATTATCAGGATGGTCTTGGAAAAGTCCTCATCCGGGCAAAGCTGGACACCAAGGACCCGAAGCGGATCATCATTAAGGAAATTCCCTTTGGAACTACTACCGAAAGCCTTATCGCTTCCATAGAGGCGGCGGCCCGAAAGGGGCGGGTCAAAATCAGTCAAATCAACGACTATACCAGTGAAGCGGTCGAGATCGAAATCAAACTTGCCAGAGGTGTTTACACCAAAGAGGTGGTAGACAGCCTTTTTGCCTACACCGACTGCGAATATTCGGTCAGCGTAAACCTTCTTGTCATAAAGGATGGATTGCCTACCCAGATGACCGTCCCCGAGGTGATTCGCTACCATGCGCGCCAGCTTGTGGCTGTTCTTGAGGCGGAGCTGAAGGTCGAAGAGGCCGATCTGAAGGAAAAGATCCATGCAAGAACCCTGGAGCGTATCTTCATCGAAGAGAGGATTTATAAACGCATCGAAGAGATGAAGACGCGAGAGACGGTGATTTCTGCGGTTATCGAAGGATTTAAACCCTTTAAGAAGGAGATTCCGCGGGAAGTGACGGAAGAGGATGTGGAACGGCTTCTGAAAATTCCGATCCGGCGAATCAGCCTCTACGATATCGAAAAGGCACGTAAGGAATTGGCCGAGTTGCAGGGACGCCTGAAAGAGGTCCGTTATCATTTGAAAAATCTGGTGGCTTACGCTATCGGTTTTATCGAGGGGGTCCTGAAGGATACCGCGGGACGGTTTCCCCGCCGGACAAAGGTGGGCCGTTTTGAAAAGGTGGATGTTCGTGAGGTTGCCGCTCGTGATCTTGATCTGCGTTATGACGCCAAGACCGGGTATCTTGGCTACGATCTGAAAGGCGGCGACTCTCTTTTTGCGGTCAATCAGTACGATCGGGTACTGATTATTCGGGGAGACGGAACCTACCGGGTAACCGATGTTCCCGAAAAGATGTTTGTCGGTAAGGGATTGATGTACTGCGGTATCGCGGACAAAGAAGAGCTGGCCGACTGTCACTTTTCCATTGTGTATCAGGATACGGTAACCAAGCATCTCTATATCAAGCGATGCACCATTGAGCAGTTTATCCTGGAGAAGGATTACGATCTTTTGCCCGAGGGTGCAAAGCCCCTTGCCTTTACCACTCGTGAGGATCAGGAGATCGTTCTGAACTATAAACCAAAGCCTCGCCTTAAAATTTTGGAGGAGAATTTTCGGGTTTCCGATTTTTTGGTGAAAAGCGTGAAGGCCGGAGGAGTCAGGCTTTCCACTAAGGAAGTAAAGAGCCTTAAGCTTAGAAAGGCAAAAAAGAAGGCGGAAGATGCCTGA
- a CDS encoding peptidylprolyl isomerase yields the protein MEWKASHILVKDQNLAKELVKRAKKGADFAALAREYSTCPSKSKGGDLGWFGSGKMVPEFERACSNMGVGSISDVVRTQFGFHVIKLTGRK from the coding sequence ATGGAGTGGAAAGCGAGTCACATTCTGGTAAAGGACCAAAATTTGGCTAAAGAACTGGTAAAACGGGCAAAAAAGGGAGCGGATTTCGCCGCACTTGCCAGAGAGTATTCAACCTGCCCAAGCAAATCCAAGGGAGGAGATCTCGGTTGGTTCGGGAGCGGTAAGATGGTACCGGAATTCGAACGGGCCTGTTCAAATATGGGTGTCGGCAGCATCAGCGATGTGGTACGAACCCAGTTTGGATTTCATGTTATCAAATTGACGGGAAGAAAGTAG
- a CDS encoding response regulator, with protein MIVKTIICDDDPMVLALLKAYLSPLKMLDIQTVDSAPKALEIIKHEKIHLLILDIVMPTMDGITLLREAKKIDPLTHVVMMTSDATLGRVIDSLGSGALDFVMKPFQDEHDIVEIVEGSVARWERWNKVLKETARKTYEAGDHA; from the coding sequence ATGATCGTAAAAACAATCATTTGTGATGATGACCCTATGGTGCTGGCGCTTCTGAAGGCCTATTTGTCTCCTCTGAAGATGCTGGATATACAAACGGTGGATAGTGCACCCAAGGCCCTTGAGATTATCAAACATGAGAAAATTCATCTTCTTATTCTTGATATCGTCATGCCGACAATGGATGGAATTACCCTGTTACGGGAGGCCAAAAAGATCGATCCCTTGACTCATGTGGTCATGATGACCTCCGACGCCACTCTTGGGCGGGTGATTGATTCTCTTGGAAGTGGCGCGCTGGATTTTGTCATGAAGCCGTTTCAGGATGAACATGACATTGTCGAAATTGTCGAGGGGTCCGTCGCCCGCTGGGAACGGTGGAATAAGGTGCTAAAAGAGACGGCTCGAAAAACCTACGAGGCTGGAGACCATGCTTGA
- a CDS encoding hybrid sensor histidine kinase/response regulator — protein sequence MDKNENFLDSLSSFVREAHGVFDSPYARMLRLMCDNVPDLLWAKDLNNRFLFVNQAMCDKLLCARDTNEPIGKTDMFFALRERKNHPEQSDWHTFGEICRDSDLVVRQTAQAGRFDEFGNVRGEFLFLDVYKAPFRDEAGEIIGTVGCGRVVTDERRMVEALQEREEEYHRIVEQAASIIVKVDLSGQILFMNHFGLDLFGYTMDELYHKNAVGTIVSDKKSDDFFRKVPDQCCDGKTIEESVTRLGEHLYISWSNRPLYDTEGRCYGFLSIGNDVTDYKVRELELLEVRQKAASAELQKGVFLGTVTHELRTPLSGMLGVVDALLSSGRAPGVHEELSLLRDAAQTLLALVDDLVGVTNMNGFFPDIKASAFHLGKDLVGPVRRLMEPLARAKGLKLEVRVAPGVPTLLLGDTLRLRQIFYNLIGNAVKYTDQGRVLFSVEQDTPLFPEKGRQALVFSVSDTGNGIPDDVQGTLFDFFTRSSSPDQQRREGSGLGLAVVKRIVDAMGGKIEVHSDPESGAIFSIHLDLIHPEQDFPDDVCEDIPSLEKGDSQFLENAMPRILLADDNKLHRLSIGWALRDAGCRVVEARDGGEALAAAGAACPDAVILDIKMPGSEGVDLLQETRTLCSPDIPVLAVTAWISEEEQKKLLDSGYVAVLIKPVSRSRLYSCLAGALRTVSSSSSKEYGCGELGEADYEALVDRFFEKIKLASGRDREYLKEMASLFVKEFPQLLFAFEKELSQTPPDKDLLCNLMHSMCNYVSAVGEGALAGMIRGCEEQLAAGLCSEDEFRRLIENLRLFHRIMQDRFSSLL from the coding sequence ATGGATAAGAACGAAAATTTTCTTGACAGTTTATCATCTTTTGTTCGGGAAGCCCACGGGGTTTTTGATTCTCCGTATGCTCGAATGTTGCGTCTCATGTGTGACAATGTTCCCGACCTGCTCTGGGCAAAGGATTTGAACAACCGCTTTCTTTTCGTTAATCAGGCAATGTGCGATAAACTTCTTTGTGCCCGTGATACCAATGAGCCGATCGGAAAAACCGACATGTTTTTTGCTCTGCGTGAACGAAAAAATCATCCTGAACAGTCTGATTGGCATACCTTCGGAGAGATATGCCGGGACAGCGATCTTGTGGTTCGTCAGACCGCACAGGCGGGGCGCTTTGACGAGTTCGGGAATGTCCGTGGTGAGTTCCTCTTTCTGGATGTCTACAAGGCTCCCTTTCGCGATGAAGCCGGAGAGATCATAGGGACCGTCGGTTGCGGTAGGGTTGTTACCGATGAACGGCGGATGGTCGAAGCCCTCCAGGAACGTGAAGAGGAGTATCACAGGATTGTAGAGCAGGCTGCTTCGATCATCGTAAAGGTTGATCTCTCGGGACAAATTCTTTTCATGAATCATTTTGGCCTTGATCTGTTTGGCTACACCATGGATGAGCTTTATCACAAGAATGCCGTCGGAACCATCGTTTCGGATAAAAAAAGCGATGACTTTTTTCGAAAGGTGCCCGATCAGTGCTGCGACGGCAAAACCATCGAAGAGAGTGTTACCAGATTGGGCGAACATCTCTACATTTCCTGGTCGAATCGTCCCCTTTATGATACCGAAGGACGCTGTTATGGCTTCCTTTCCATCGGAAACGATGTTACCGACTATAAGGTAAGAGAGCTTGAACTCTTGGAGGTCCGACAGAAAGCTGCCTCTGCCGAACTTCAGAAAGGCGTATTTCTTGGAACCGTGACGCATGAGCTGAGGACTCCCCTCTCCGGCATGCTTGGGGTTGTGGATGCTCTCCTTTCATCCGGTCGTGCCCCAGGAGTGCATGAAGAACTTTCTCTCCTTCGTGATGCTGCTCAGACTCTTTTGGCCTTGGTCGACGACCTTGTCGGGGTTACCAATATGAATGGCTTTTTCCCCGATATTAAGGCTTCCGCCTTTCACCTTGGGAAGGATCTTGTGGGCCCTGTTCGTCGTTTAATGGAACCTTTGGCCAGGGCAAAGGGTTTGAAATTGGAAGTTCGTGTGGCTCCAGGCGTTCCTACCCTGCTTTTGGGCGATACATTACGGCTTCGCCAGATTTTTTACAATCTTATCGGTAATGCCGTTAAGTATACCGACCAGGGACGGGTCTTGTTTTCCGTAGAGCAAGATACTCCACTTTTTCCTGAGAAAGGCCGCCAGGCCCTGGTTTTCTCGGTTTCCGATACCGGTAATGGTATTCCGGATGATGTGCAGGGAACCTTGTTTGACTTTTTTACCCGCTCTTCAAGTCCTGATCAGCAGAGGAGGGAAGGAAGTGGTCTAGGCCTTGCGGTGGTAAAACGGATCGTCGATGCCATGGGTGGAAAGATAGAGGTCCATAGTGACCCGGAATCCGGGGCGATATTCAGTATCCATCTTGATCTGATACATCCGGAACAGGATTTTCCCGATGATGTTTGTGAGGATATTCCTTCCTTGGAAAAGGGCGATTCCCAGTTTCTGGAAAACGCCATGCCTCGTATTCTCCTTGCAGACGATAATAAATTGCATCGTCTTTCCATTGGCTGGGCTCTACGTGATGCCGGCTGCCGGGTCGTTGAAGCGAGGGATGGTGGAGAGGCCCTTGCCGCTGCCGGAGCTGCCTGTCCCGATGCCGTGATTCTTGATATAAAAATGCCTGGATCGGAGGGAGTCGATTTATTGCAGGAGACACGTACGCTCTGTTCCCCCGATATTCCTGTCCTTGCAGTCACTGCCTGGATCAGTGAGGAGGAACAGAAAAAACTGCTTGATTCGGGCTATGTCGCAGTCTTGATAAAGCCGGTTTCCCGAAGTCGGCTTTATTCCTGCCTTGCGGGGGCACTTCGTACCGTCTCTTCTTCCTCTTCCAAAGAGTATGGATGTGGAGAGTTGGGAGAGGCCGATTATGAAGCCCTCGTCGATCGGTTTTTCGAAAAGATCAAGTTGGCTTCCGGCAGGGACAGGGAATATCTTAAGGAGATGGCCTCCCTTTTTGTGAAAGAGTTTCCACAGCTGCTCTTTGCCTTTGAAAAAGAATTGAGCCAGACACCTCCGGACAAGGACCTGCTATGCAATCTGATGCATTCTATGTGTAATTATGTGAGTGCCGTTGGAGAGGGCGCCCTTGCGGGAATGATCCGGGGTTGTGAGGAACAGCTTGCTGCAGGGCTATGCAGCGAAGATGAGTTTCGTCGGCTCATTGAAAATCTCCGCCTCTTTCACCGAATTATGCAGGACCGTTTTTCATCACTACTTTGA
- a CDS encoding response regulator — protein MAKKLLIIDDSFLVRSGLEGAFKKSGKWEISLAENGKIGLEKILSEKPDIVIMDIEMPEMDGLATLKEIGSRKRSGEILKSLPVIILSGTMYENDENIRRAKMLGASDVMAKPMGKSSTVTIDVTALQERMEKLLA, from the coding sequence ATGGCAAAGAAATTATTGATAATCGATGACTCTTTCCTTGTCCGGTCGGGACTGGAAGGGGCATTTAAAAAAAGTGGGAAATGGGAGATTTCGCTGGCGGAGAACGGCAAGATCGGCCTTGAGAAAATTTTGTCCGAAAAACCGGATATCGTGATTATGGATATTGAGATGCCGGAAATGGATGGGCTCGCTACCTTAAAAGAGATCGGTTCGAGAAAACGGTCGGGAGAAATTCTAAAAAGCCTACCTGTTATCATCTTAAGCGGAACAATGTACGAAAACGATGAAAATATTCGCAGAGCCAAAATGTTGGGGGCTTCCGATGTCATGGCAAAGCCTATGGGGAAATCTTCAACAGTTACGATTGATGTTACGGCGTTGCAAGAACGAATGGAGAAATTGCTTGCGTAA
- a CDS encoding Hpt domain-containing protein gives MLDDLTSLQSQFYEDALDLLNSGEAILLALEDGNGDTEQLNALFRVFHTLKGNANMVGIESVGRLCHALESILDGVRKGTTPLEEGILQHSFEVIDLLGQIAARADAAPFDDHIAQMVGRLEEGGKRSAEKVPASEPLSDPAVSEVVETEAEAQAEVEAKDGKVTQSADFLSGKGLFLRFARSYGRAVELAGEIQFADSDKSIEQLLDLGMLALDLRDLGVQLDENELGRVAIYLEKFVTALLRLQAEYEEITFELLYVLLDEMEERLRTLLKQVPWFRVEQVEEPIQLRNLVGLEIEEEKEDVLVVELHISEEAFLRSADLFNQCRRLKEERKGPVCFLHSKPGVLAKAAQLLGQSIGAVYPDVHKDVLSGIIGIAASLS, from the coding sequence ATGCTTGATGATCTTACCTCCCTGCAGTCGCAATTTTACGAAGATGCCTTAGATCTTTTAAATAGCGGCGAAGCGATTCTCCTGGCCCTGGAGGACGGAAACGGTGATACCGAACAGCTTAATGCCCTTTTTCGTGTTTTCCACACCCTTAAGGGAAACGCCAATATGGTCGGTATCGAATCGGTCGGCCGACTTTGCCATGCTCTGGAATCTATCCTCGATGGTGTGAGGAAGGGTACGACCCCTCTTGAGGAAGGTATACTGCAGCATAGCTTTGAGGTTATTGATCTGTTGGGGCAGATTGCTGCTCGTGCGGATGCGGCACCTTTTGATGATCATATTGCTCAAATGGTGGGGCGACTTGAGGAGGGAGGAAAAAGGAGTGCCGAGAAGGTCCCTGCTTCCGAACCACTTTCTGACCCTGCGGTCTCCGAAGTAGTAGAAACAGAGGCTGAAGCACAAGCAGAAGTAGAAGCAAAAGACGGCAAGGTAACACAGAGTGCGGATTTCCTTTCTGGAAAGGGTCTTTTCCTGCGTTTCGCAAGAAGTTACGGCCGAGCCGTTGAGCTCGCCGGGGAGATACAATTCGCAGATAGCGATAAGAGTATTGAACAGCTTCTTGATCTTGGAATGCTTGCCCTTGATCTGCGGGACCTCGGTGTGCAGCTGGATGAAAACGAATTGGGACGTGTCGCCATCTATCTGGAGAAGTTTGTTACCGCTCTTTTACGTCTTCAGGCCGAATATGAAGAGATCACCTTCGAGCTTCTTTATGTGTTGCTTGATGAGATGGAAGAGCGTCTGAGAACTCTCCTGAAACAGGTTCCCTGGTTCAGAGTTGAGCAAGTGGAGGAACCGATCCAGCTACGCAATCTGGTCGGTTTGGAAATCGAAGAAGAAAAGGAAGATGTGCTTGTAGTCGAACTGCACATATCGGAGGAGGCCTTTCTTCGCAGTGCGGACCTTTTTAATCAGTGTCGGCGGCTCAAAGAGGAGCGCAAGGGGCCTGTTTGTTTTCTTCACTCGAAACCCGGGGTTCTTGCGAAGGCCGCTCAACTACTTGGTCAAAGCATAGGGGCAGTATATCCCGATGTTCATAAAGATGTTCTTTCCGGGATCATTGGGATAGCGGCTTCCCTGAGTTGA
- a CDS encoding LemA family protein produces MSGRSRASIIMVIALIGVLVFAFGSWYIGTRNNLVQLEEGIDAAWAEIDNQLQRRSDLIPNLVSTVKGYASHEEEVFTNIANARAKLAGAGSVAEKAEGYNEMQGALSRLLVVAENYPELKADGNFTRLQDELAGTENRLAVARKRYNDQVKQFNTKIRIFPGSIIAGSMGFEKRDYFEIDEAARTAPKVDFGS; encoded by the coding sequence ATGAGCGGAAGAAGCAGAGCAAGCATTATCATGGTTATCGCGCTTATAGGTGTGCTGGTATTCGCTTTCGGATCCTGGTACATCGGGACCCGAAACAACCTGGTACAGCTTGAAGAGGGAATCGATGCGGCGTGGGCGGAAATCGACAATCAGCTACAGCGGCGAAGCGATTTGATTCCCAATCTGGTATCGACGGTAAAAGGCTATGCAAGCCATGAGGAAGAAGTGTTTACCAATATTGCGAACGCCAGGGCAAAACTTGCGGGCGCTGGAAGTGTTGCGGAAAAGGCCGAAGGATACAACGAGATGCAGGGAGCCCTCTCCAGGTTACTGGTTGTGGCGGAAAACTACCCGGAGCTAAAGGCGGATGGCAATTTCACCAGGCTTCAGGATGAACTGGCGGGAACCGAAAATCGTCTGGCCGTGGCCAGAAAGCGTTACAACGACCAGGTAAAGCAGTTCAACACCAAGATACGGATTTTTCCCGGATCTATCATCGCCGGTTCCATGGGTTTTGAAAAACGTGATTACTTCGAAATCGACGAGGCAGCAAGAACGGCACCGAAGGTCGATTTCGGAAGTTAA
- a CDS encoding RluA family pseudouridine synthase, with translation MPEVLYEDNHLIVVNKRCGDIVQGDKSGDPTLADEVKEYLREKYNKPGNVFLGIPHRLDRPTSGVVLYARTEKALRRLSLSFREQHVEKIYWAVVDKMPPAESGTLVHYLRRDRKKNKSFASDTPTADSQEAKMRYRLVGATNRYYLLEIELLTGRHHQIRAQLAAVGCRIRGDLKYGYPRSNRDGGIHLHARKVSLDHPVGERNRITITADPPSGDPLWAEFLRLEEG, from the coding sequence ATGCCTGAAGTGTTATATGAAGATAATCACTTGATTGTGGTGAATAAACGGTGCGGCGATATTGTGCAGGGGGATAAGAGCGGCGATCCTACACTTGCCGACGAGGTAAAAGAATATCTGAGAGAGAAATACAACAAGCCGGGAAATGTCTTCCTTGGAATTCCCCATCGCCTCGATCGGCCTACAAGTGGCGTTGTACTGTATGCCCGTACGGAAAAGGCCCTTAGGAGACTTTCTCTTTCGTTTCGTGAGCAGCATGTTGAAAAGATCTATTGGGCCGTTGTTGACAAGATGCCTCCCGCAGAGTCCGGTACCCTCGTTCACTATCTTCGCCGGGACAGGAAGAAAAACAAGTCTTTTGCTTCCGATACCCCAACGGCCGATAGTCAGGAGGCAAAAATGCGTTATCGACTTGTCGGAGCGACAAACAGGTACTATCTATTGGAAATAGAGCTACTTACCGGTCGGCATCACCAGATCCGTGCTCAGTTGGCGGCTGTCGGTTGCCGAATCCGTGGGGACTTGAAATACGGTTATCCGCGGAGTAACCGGGATGGGGGTATACATCTTCATGCCAGAAAGGTTTCCCTCGACCATCCTGTGGGGGAACGGAATAGGATTACCATCACGGCGGATCCTCCCTCCGGGGATCCTTTATGGGCGGAGTTTCTTCGCCTTGAGGAGGGCTAA
- a CDS encoding DNA topoisomerase IV subunit B, translating into MAKKSTSYDESKIKTLSSLEHIRLRTGMYIGRLGDGSNFDDGIYILLKEIIDNSIDEYIMGSGNLIKVQLADNVVRVRDFGRGIPLGKVIECVSIINTGAKYNDEVFQFSVGLNGVGTKAVNALSKRFRVVSFRNGAYFEAIFERGELKSQKKGKAPKEKNGTYTEFEADPDIFGDYLFNQEFVEQRMWNYACLNAGLTLEFNKKRFKSEKGLLDLLASEIGEKTLYEIGYYRGEKLEFAFTHTETYGETYFSFVNGQYTSDGGTHQSAFREGLLKGVNEFYKKNYSGVDVREGIAGAIAVKLMNPVFESQTKNKLGNTEVRGWIVNEVKDAVADFLHKDQEAAKKLEDKIRNNERLRKELNSVKKEAREAAKKIALKIPKLKDCKYHLGDKEGDETMIFLTEGASATGAMVSSRDVYHQAIFSLRGKPQNTWGKKKADLYKNEELYNMMMALGIENDVAELRYAKIVIATDADHDGFHIRNLLLTFFLNYFEELVHQGRVFILETPIFRVRNKKETRYCYNLKERDEAMGSLSNHEVTRFKGLGEISPSEFGQFIGEDMRLVNVSIKSLQTIPDTLEFYMGKNTPHRRSFIMENLI; encoded by the coding sequence ATGGCGAAGAAATCTACTAGTTATGACGAAAGTAAGATAAAAACACTATCTAGCCTCGAGCATATTAGGCTGAGAACCGGGATGTACATCGGCCGGCTCGGCGACGGCAGTAACTTTGACGACGGTATCTATATTCTTCTGAAAGAGATCATCGACAATAGTATCGATGAATATATTATGGGATCCGGAAATCTCATAAAGGTTCAGCTTGCCGATAATGTTGTCCGGGTGAGAGATTTCGGACGTGGAATTCCTCTTGGTAAGGTGATTGAGTGTGTTTCGATTATCAATACCGGAGCAAAATACAATGATGAGGTCTTCCAGTTTTCTGTGGGTTTAAATGGGGTCGGTACCAAGGCCGTAAACGCACTTTCAAAACGCTTTCGGGTGGTAAGTTTTCGGAACGGTGCCTATTTTGAAGCAATATTTGAACGAGGAGAGCTGAAAAGCCAGAAAAAAGGAAAGGCCCCGAAGGAAAAAAACGGGACCTATACGGAATTCGAAGCGGATCCCGATATCTTTGGTGATTATCTATTCAATCAGGAATTCGTCGAACAGCGGATGTGGAACTATGCCTGCCTAAATGCGGGACTGACCCTCGAATTCAACAAGAAGCGATTCAAAAGTGAAAAAGGCCTTCTCGACCTCCTCGCTTCGGAAATCGGGGAGAAGACCCTTTACGAGATTGGCTACTATCGTGGCGAAAAACTGGAATTTGCTTTTACCCATACGGAGACCTACGGAGAAACCTACTTCTCTTTTGTCAACGGCCAGTATACCAGCGACGGGGGGACCCATCAGAGCGCCTTTCGAGAGGGGCTTCTAAAAGGGGTGAACGAGTTTTACAAGAAAAATTACTCGGGAGTCGATGTCCGTGAGGGTATTGCCGGGGCTATCGCCGTTAAGTTGATGAATCCCGTCTTTGAGAGCCAGACAAAAAACAAGTTGGGTAACACCGAGGTCCGGGGCTGGATCGTTAATGAGGTCAAAGATGCGGTGGCCGATTTTCTCCATAAGGATCAGGAAGCCGCAAAAAAACTTGAGGACAAGATCCGAAACAACGAACGGCTGCGTAAAGAGCTTAATTCGGTAAAAAAGGAGGCTCGGGAGGCAGCCAAGAAAATCGCTCTTAAAATTCCGAAGCTGAAGGATTGCAAATATCACCTCGGGGACAAAGAGGGCGATGAAACGATGATCTTTCTTACCGAGGGTGCTTCAGCCACCGGAGCCATGGTATCCAGCCGGGATGTCTACCATCAGGCAATTTTCAGTCTTAGGGGAAAGCCGCAAAATACATGGGGAAAGAAAAAAGCCGATCTCTACAAAAATGAAGAACTATACAATATGATGATGGCCCTGGGCATAGAGAACGATGTCGCGGAACTGCGCTATGCAAAGATTGTCATTGCAACCGATGCCGATCACGACGGTTTTCATATTCGTAATCTGCTTCTTACCTTTTTCCTCAACTATTTCGAGGAACTTGTGCATCAGGGACGGGTTTTCATTCTCGAAACACCCATTTTTCGGGTACGAAATAAAAAAGAGACACGATATTGCTATAACCTTAAAGAGCGGGACGAGGCCATGGGTTCTCTTTCCAACCATGAGGTCACCCGCTTTAAAGGGCTTGGAGAGATCAGCCCAAGTGAATTCGGACAATTCATCGGGGAGGATATGCGTCTGGTGAATGTCAGCATCAAGAGCCTCCAAACCATCCCCGATACCCTGGAATTTTACATGGGGAAAAATACCCCGCATCGCCGAAGCTTTATCATGGAGAATTTGATCTAA
- a CDS encoding TPM domain-containing protein yields the protein MAAVKSNRNIHLLLCIIFLFFSSAATFAQKLPDPVGTVNDFAGVIADSDKREIEQVAAAVKQATGAEIAVATVQSYAPYGSIEEYSVALAQKWGVGTEKEDNGVLLILAMQERKLRIEVGYGLEGALPDGLVGEIMDTSMVPYFQKGDYGEGFVRAVNGIAGIIADEYGVSLSQVDMRESSRYDYGRENDGSSMAELFKVLFVLFIIFSGGGRFLWPLLFLGGGGNRHYRGGFGSGGFGSGGFGGGGGFSGFGGGSFGGGGASRGF from the coding sequence ATGGCGGCAGTAAAAAGCAACCGGAATATTCATCTGCTCCTTTGTATCATCTTCCTTTTCTTTTCCTCGGCAGCTACTTTTGCACAGAAGCTTCCCGATCCGGTGGGAACGGTGAACGACTTTGCCGGGGTCATTGCCGATTCCGACAAACGGGAAATAGAACAGGTCGCTGCAGCGGTCAAACAAGCCACTGGTGCAGAAATCGCCGTTGCAACGGTGCAGTCATACGCTCCCTACGGCTCCATCGAAGAATATTCTGTTGCCTTGGCACAGAAATGGGGCGTCGGTACAGAGAAAGAAGATAACGGCGTTCTCCTTATCCTTGCCATGCAGGAACGCAAATTGAGAATCGAGGTTGGTTACGGCCTTGAAGGAGCTCTTCCCGACGGCCTCGTGGGAGAAATAATGGATACCTCCATGGTGCCCTATTTCCAGAAAGGGGACTACGGAGAAGGGTTTGTAAGAGCGGTCAACGGCATAGCGGGCATTATTGCCGACGAATACGGTGTAAGCCTTTCACAAGTTGATATGCGCGAAAGCAGCCGCTACGATTACGGAAGGGAGAACGACGGCAGTTCCATGGCCGAACTCTTCAAGGTACTCTTCGTCCTTTTTATCATTTTTAGCGGCGGCGGACGATTCCTCTGGCCGCTGCTGTTTTTGGGCGGTGGCGGAAACCGCCACTATCGGGGAGGCTTCGGAAGCGGAGGATTCGGTTCCGGAGGCTTCGGAGGCGGAGGTGGTTTTTCCGGTTTTGGGGGCGGAAGCTTCGGAGGCGGAGGAGCCAGCCGAGGATTTTAA